AGCAGCTGCAGCAGGTGGTTCTGGATGACGTCGCGCGCCGCGCCGACGCCGTCGTAGTACCCGGCACGCCCGCCCACGCCGATGTCCTCGGCCATGGTGATCTGCACGTGATCGATGTGGTTGCGGTTCCAGATCGGCTCGAACAGCTCGTTGGCGAAGCGCAGGGCCAGGATGTTCTGGACCGTCTCCTTGCCGAGGTAGTGGTCGATCCGGAAGATCGAGTCGGCCGGGAACGCCGACTCGAGCGCGTCATTGAGCGCGCGGGCCGACGCGAGGTCGTGCCCGAACGGCTTCTCGATGACGACGCGCTGCCAGCGGTTCGGATCGGACTTCTCGTCGACGAGCCCCGAGCGCAGCAGCTGCTGCGCGACGGTGGGGAACGACTTCGGCGGGATCGACAGGTAGAACGCGTGGTTGCCCATCGTGCCGCGCTCCGCGTCGAGCTGCTCGACGGTGGCGCGCAGGCGCTCGAACGCCGCGTCGTCGTCGAACTCGCCCTGCACGAAGCGGATGCCGGCCGCCAGCTGCTGCCACGTCTCCTCGCGGAAGTCGGTGCGCGAGTACTGCTTGACGGCGTCGTGCACGACCTCGGCGAAGTCCTCGTCGGCCCAGTCGCGGCGGGCGAAGCCCACCAGCGCGAAGCCGGGGGGCAGCAGGCCGCGGTTGGCGAGGTCGTAGACCGCGGGCATGAGCTTCTTGCGCGACAGGTCGCCCGTCACGCCGAAGATCACGAGCGCGCTCGGGAGCGCGATGCGGTTCAGGCGGAGATCATCCGGGTCGCGCAGCGGGTTCGCGCCGCGCGAGATGTTCACGGTCATCGTCCTCCGGGCCTTACTGCGCGGCCTGGTAGAGAGCGAGCACGTCGGCCTGCGGATCGACTAGCGTCAGGGTGACGACCGGGCGGCCGTGCTCCGCGAGCACCGCCGCGTCGCCGGCTGCCTGCGCCTCGATGAGCTGTCCGAAGGTGAACGGACGCTCGGGGATCTCGACGTCGGTCTCGGTGCGCTCGGTGATCTGCAGGAACACGCCCTGCTCGGGTCCCCCCTTGTGGTACTGGCCGGTCGAGTGCAGGAAGCGCGGGCCCCAGCCGAACGTGGTGGGGCGGCCGGAGTCGGCGGCGACCATCTCGCGCAGGCCCTGCAGCTGCGGCAGCTCCAGGCGGTTCACGTAGGCCTGGATCGACACGTAGCCGTCGTCGGCCAGGCGCGCCCACAGCGCGTCGAGCACACCGGCGATCGTGCCGGACGCGGCGAGAGCCGGAGCGGTCACCCGGACCTCGATGCCCTGCTCCGTGAACGCCGGCGCGGCCGGCTCCGGGCGGGCGTCCAGCAGGCCGCGCGCGGCGACCTTGGCCGACTCGACGTCGGGCTGGTCGAACGGGTTGATGCCGAGCAGGCGGCCGGCGATCGCCGTGGCGTACTCCCACACGACGAACTGTGCGCCGAGCGTGCCGCTGACGAGGATCTCGTCGGGGTAGCGATGGGCCGACTCGCGCGCGTCGTCGACGATCCGCACGACCTGCAGGTCGGCGGGGCGCGACTCCAGCTCGGGCGAGACGGGCAGCAGCACGACGGGCAGGATGCCGGTGCCGAGCTTGCCGGTCGACTCCGCGACGAGCTGCTCGATCCAGTCGGGCAGGCCCACGATGTGGGTGCCGTCGGTCACGAGCGCCAGCTTGTCGCGGCGCGGATCGGTGGCCGCGATCGCGGCGCCGAGGACGAGCG
This genomic interval from Microbacterium sediminis contains the following:
- the zwf gene encoding glucose-6-phosphate dehydrogenase → MTVNISRGANPLRDPDDLRLNRIALPSALVIFGVTGDLSRKKLMPAVYDLANRGLLPPGFALVGFARRDWADEDFAEVVHDAVKQYSRTDFREETWQQLAAGIRFVQGEFDDDAAFERLRATVEQLDAERGTMGNHAFYLSIPPKSFPTVAQQLLRSGLVDEKSDPNRWQRVVIEKPFGHDLASARALNDALESAFPADSIFRIDHYLGKETVQNILALRFANELFEPIWNRNHIDHVQITMAEDIGVGGRAGYYDGVGAARDVIQNHLLQLLALTAMEEPISLSAEHLRAEKEKVLAAVRLPEDLSLATARGQYAGGWQGGEHVCGFLEEDGMNPQSRSETYAAIKLEIGTRRWADVPFYLRTGKRLGRRVTEIAVVFKRAPEHLFARAQADELGQNALVIRVQPDEGVTIRFGSKVPGTGSHVRDVTMDFGYGHAFTEASPEAYERLILDVLLGDPPLFPRHEEVELSWRILDPVERYWAALDEPLEQYQPGTWGPASADEMMARDGRVWRRP
- a CDS encoding glucose-6-phosphate isomerase codes for the protein MTFSIHVSGAAEAAVERTLPTLVADLVASGITNGDPTLWGPEAESESSKRLGWVNAVSVSRPLVPEIVALREELAARGVDRFVLAGMGGSSLAPEVITQTAGVELTILDSTAPGQVLAALDGGLERTALVVSSKSGSTVETDSQRRAFEAAYRDLGIDPAERIIVVTDPGSPLDESARAAGYRVFNADPTVGGRYSALTAFGLVPSGLAGADIGELLDEAEAIALQVAIDAPDNPALVLGAAIAATDPRRDKLALVTDGTHIVGLPDWIEQLVAESTGKLGTGILPVVLLPVSPELESRPADLQVVRIVDDARESAHRYPDEILVSGTLGAQFVVWEYATAIAGRLLGINPFDQPDVESAKVAARGLLDARPEPAAPAFTEQGIEVRVTAPALAASGTIAGVLDALWARLADDGYVSIQAYVNRLELPQLQGLREMVAADSGRPTTFGWGPRFLHSTGQYHKGGPEQGVFLQITERTETDVEIPERPFTFGQLIEAQAAGDAAVLAEHGRPVVTLTLVDPQADVLALYQAAQ